A genomic segment from Bradyrhizobium diazoefficiens USDA 110 encodes:
- the folE gene encoding GTP cyclohydrolase I FolE, protein MDATIKSIRPSKPSDRQPESRPAELDPAEFLAAAVRADQPRPARAQAEAAVKTLLAYIGENTEREGLLDTPRRVVEAFDELYQGYHQCPAEVLDRTFGETAGYDDFVLVRDIEFTSQCEHHMMPFYGKAHIAYTPVERVVGLSKLARLTDIFARRLQTQEHLTAQIAAAIDEVLKPRGVAVLIEAEHTCMSVRGVAKHGASTFTSRFTGMFRDNPAEQARFLSLVRGTR, encoded by the coding sequence ATGGACGCTACGATCAAATCCATCCGCCCGAGCAAGCCCTCCGACCGGCAGCCCGAGAGCCGCCCGGCCGAGCTTGACCCTGCCGAATTCCTCGCGGCCGCCGTCCGCGCCGACCAGCCGCGCCCCGCGCGCGCACAGGCGGAAGCGGCGGTGAAGACGCTGCTGGCCTATATCGGCGAGAACACCGAGCGCGAGGGTCTCTTGGACACGCCGCGCCGCGTGGTCGAGGCCTTCGACGAGCTCTATCAGGGCTACCACCAGTGCCCGGCCGAGGTGCTCGACCGCACCTTTGGCGAGACCGCCGGCTATGACGACTTCGTGCTGGTGCGCGATATCGAGTTCACCTCGCAGTGCGAGCACCACATGATGCCGTTCTACGGCAAGGCGCACATCGCCTATACGCCGGTGGAGCGCGTCGTCGGCCTGTCGAAGCTTGCCCGCCTGACGGATATCTTCGCCCGCCGGCTCCAGACCCAGGAGCATCTGACGGCGCAGATTGCCGCGGCCATCGACGAGGTCTTGAAACCCCGCGGCGTTGCCGTGCTGATCGAGGCCGAGCATACCTGCATGTCGGTGCGCGGCGTCGCCAAGCATGGCGCTTCCACGTTCACCAGCCGCTTTACCGGCATGTTCCGCGACAATCCGGCGGAGCAGGCCCGTTTCCTGTCCCTGGTGCGAGGCACGCGCTGA
- a CDS encoding MOSC domain-containing protein: MLDTISAGSAQTTTQLGWTGVVRFLHLAPRAFLPMRAVETITLVAGRGIGGDRYMIGNEEGFYSHKPEEGRQVTLFELETLVALKRDAGIELGPEEHRRNVTVEGVPLNHLVGRRFWLGETLLEATRLSVPCRHIEEITGKAIFDPLINRSGLNCKILQGGIVKVGDTVRNAA; this comes from the coding sequence ATGCTCGACACCATCAGCGCCGGCTCGGCGCAGACGACAACGCAGCTCGGCTGGACCGGCGTGGTGCGCTTCCTCCATCTTGCCCCGCGTGCGTTCCTGCCGATGCGCGCAGTGGAAACGATCACGCTCGTCGCAGGCCGGGGGATCGGGGGCGACCGCTACATGATCGGCAACGAGGAGGGTTTTTATTCGCACAAGCCGGAAGAAGGCCGGCAGGTCACCCTGTTCGAGCTCGAGACGCTGGTCGCGCTCAAGCGTGATGCCGGCATCGAGCTCGGCCCGGAGGAGCATCGGCGCAACGTCACGGTCGAAGGCGTGCCGCTGAACCATCTGGTCGGCCGCCGCTTCTGGCTCGGGGAAACCCTGCTGGAAGCAACCCGGCTGTCGGTGCCGTGCCGGCATATCGAGGAGATCACCGGCAAGGCGATCTTCGATCCCCTCATCAATCGCTCCGGCCTGAACTGCAAGATCCTGCAAGGCGGCATCGTCAAGGTCGGCGATACCGTGCGGAACGCGGCATGA
- a CDS encoding helix-turn-helix domain-containing protein: protein MLDVSKATAVGANIRQARIAKGLTLDQLARQSDLTRGYISLVERNLKIPSLAALLRMAAALEVNVANFFDPNAEPAPRYTLFRREGGNVPLFQDTFGVVPLATGRTRKMMEPFLLSPPHKSATRASHAGEELLFVINGKIAIKLDGEELVLGKGDCLYFSGETPHEVRSLGRQKAEVLVVVAQNATT from the coding sequence GTGCTTGACGTCAGCAAAGCGACAGCGGTCGGGGCCAATATCCGCCAGGCGCGGATTGCCAAGGGCCTGACGCTGGACCAGCTTGCCAGGCAGAGCGACCTCACGCGCGGCTACATTTCGCTGGTCGAGCGCAACCTCAAGATCCCTTCGCTCGCCGCGCTGCTGCGGATGGCCGCCGCCCTCGAGGTCAACGTCGCGAACTTCTTCGACCCGAACGCCGAGCCCGCGCCGCGCTACACGCTGTTCCGCCGCGAAGGCGGCAATGTCCCGCTGTTCCAGGACACCTTTGGCGTGGTGCCGCTGGCAACCGGCCGCACCCGCAAGATGATGGAGCCGTTCCTCCTCAGCCCGCCGCACAAATCGGCGACGCGCGCCTCGCATGCCGGCGAGGAGCTGCTCTTCGTGATCAACGGGAAAATTGCGATCAAGCTCGACGGCGAAGAGCTCGTCCTCGGCAAGGGCGATTGTCTGTATTTTTCGGGCGAGACGCCGCACGAGGTCCGGAGCCTCGGCCGGCAGAAGGCGGAGGTTCTGGTCGTTGTCGCTCAGAACGCGACGACGTAA
- a CDS encoding alpha/beta hydrolase produces the protein MVGAVPKTRADIRADRTPSDRRGRALRIGLISALVPLSLTLVQCGKAPNPTALAANSQANVQVVAKTNPQVASGDTFEDRFPAPQFKERFPSVGESFLQRQMSDFSPKRAVQQQPQPEQAPYKVASLAPQAPYQRPPREDLTTLVSMKSSAFPYFGNNPASDAPFLNISKGDRRGHRSYSGRVYWQDETYSDSRVLVHVPEHFDARKPGVIVVFFHGNGATLERDVRDRQLVPQQITDSGANAVLLAPQMAVDAADSSAGKFWQAGGLKRFMDESASHLARLTGDPNSARAFANMPIVIVGYSGGFLPTAWSLEVGGISDRVRGVVLLDAVYGEMDKFASWIASHRSGFFVSSYTHYTARRDRELMSMLRQKGISVSEDMDGPLRPGSVVFVETGDGITHRDYVNRAWTQYPLKDVLVKMSATPALALTRVAATTPSASNR, from the coding sequence ATGGTCGGGGCCGTTCCGAAAACGAGAGCTGACATTCGTGCCGATCGGACGCCGTCCGATCGGCGCGGTCGTGCGCTCCGGATCGGCCTGATCTCAGCCTTGGTGCCGCTGTCGCTCACGCTGGTTCAATGCGGCAAGGCGCCGAATCCGACGGCGCTCGCAGCCAACTCGCAGGCCAATGTCCAGGTCGTCGCCAAGACCAATCCGCAAGTTGCGAGCGGCGACACGTTCGAGGATCGCTTCCCTGCCCCGCAGTTCAAGGAGCGCTTCCCCTCGGTGGGCGAGAGCTTCCTGCAACGGCAGATGTCGGACTTCTCGCCCAAGCGCGCCGTACAGCAGCAGCCGCAGCCGGAGCAGGCACCCTACAAGGTCGCTTCGCTCGCACCGCAGGCGCCCTACCAGCGTCCGCCCCGCGAAGACCTGACGACGCTCGTCAGCATGAAGTCGTCGGCCTTCCCCTATTTCGGCAACAACCCTGCCTCCGACGCGCCGTTCCTCAACATCTCCAAGGGTGACCGCCGCGGCCACCGCAGCTATTCGGGGCGCGTCTACTGGCAGGACGAGACCTACAGCGACAGCCGCGTGCTGGTGCACGTCCCCGAGCATTTCGACGCCCGCAAGCCGGGCGTGATCGTGGTGTTCTTCCACGGCAATGGCGCGACGCTCGAGCGCGATGTGCGCGACCGGCAGCTGGTGCCGCAGCAGATTACCGATTCCGGCGCCAATGCCGTCCTGCTTGCGCCGCAGATGGCCGTCGACGCCGCCGATTCCAGCGCCGGAAAATTCTGGCAGGCGGGCGGCCTCAAGCGCTTCATGGATGAATCGGCTAGCCACCTCGCCCGCCTCACCGGCGATCCCAACAGCGCGCGCGCGTTCGCCAACATGCCGATCGTCATAGTCGGCTATAGCGGCGGCTTCCTGCCGACGGCCTGGAGCCTCGAGGTCGGCGGCATCAGCGACCGCGTTCGCGGCGTCGTGCTGCTCGACGCCGTCTATGGCGAAATGGACAAGTTCGCCTCCTGGATCGCGAGCCACCGCTCGGGCTTCTTCGTCAGCTCGTACACTCACTACACGGCGCGGCGCGACCGCGAGCTGATGAGCATGCTCAGGCAGAAGGGCATCAGCGTCTCCGAGGACATGGACGGCCCGTTGCGTCCCGGCAGCGTGGTGTTCGTCGAAACCGGCGACGGCATCACCCATCGCGACTACGTGAACCGCGCGTGGACGCAGTATCCGCTCAAGGACGTGCTGGTGAAGATGTCGGCGACACCGGCGCTGGCGCTGACGCGCGTGGCGGCGACCACTCCATCGGCATCGAACCGATAG
- a CDS encoding GrlR family regulatory protein: MADIPVSHRIVSAGNDHSLPAKLDLEFLRGQVVRQGLYKVDFHTVHGTGCGVVYVVDGKMRGGNSAFAFMGTYTGEGDAIKVKISTQRYNDDPSFKGLFGIDRITLTLTGREDGDAAEFEGNALQAPGVAFRAVLSRISD; encoded by the coding sequence ATGGCCGACATCCCCGTGAGCCACCGGATTGTTTCCGCTGGCAACGATCATAGTTTGCCGGCCAAGTTGGATTTGGAATTTCTGCGGGGACAGGTCGTGCGTCAGGGACTGTACAAGGTCGACTTCCACACGGTTCACGGAACCGGGTGCGGTGTCGTCTATGTGGTGGATGGCAAAATGCGCGGCGGCAATTCCGCCTTCGCCTTCATGGGCACCTATACGGGCGAAGGCGACGCGATCAAGGTCAAGATCTCGACCCAGCGCTACAACGACGACCCGTCCTTCAAGGGGCTGTTCGGCATCGACCGGATCACGCTGACGCTCACCGGCCGCGAGGACGGCGACGCGGCGGAATTCGAAGGCAACGCGCTGCAAGCGCCGGGCGTTGCCTTCAGGGCTGTGCTGAGCCGGATCAGCGACTAG
- a CDS encoding iron-sulfur cluster assembly scaffold protein — translation MLNDIYNKRIIELAGNIPRLGRLSAPDATATAHSKLCGSTVKVDLKMDGDTVTDFAHDVKACALGQASSSIMASHVVGSTASELRELRETVRKMLKENGAPPEGKWEEIKFLEPVRDYKARHASTLLTFDAVVDAIGQIEAKAKQPATAQG, via the coding sequence ATGCTGAACGACATTTATAACAAGCGGATCATCGAGTTGGCCGGGAATATTCCGCGCCTCGGGCGGCTGTCCGCCCCCGATGCCACCGCGACTGCCCACTCCAAATTGTGCGGCTCGACCGTGAAGGTCGATCTCAAGATGGACGGCGACACCGTCACCGACTTCGCCCATGACGTGAAGGCCTGTGCGCTCGGACAGGCCTCCTCATCCATCATGGCAAGTCACGTCGTCGGCTCGACTGCGAGCGAACTCCGTGAGTTACGCGAAACCGTTCGCAAGATGCTCAAGGAGAACGGCGCGCCTCCTGAAGGCAAATGGGAAGAGATCAAGTTCCTCGAGCCGGTGCGCGACTACAAGGCGCGACATGCCTCGACGCTCCTGACCTTCGATGCCGTCGTCGATGCCATCGGTCAGATCGAGGCCAAGGCGAAGCAGCCGGCAACGGCGCAGGGCTGA
- a CDS encoding transglycosylase, producing the protein MPASLNAARGGHFIMSVDNSSASQTAVLDPSRARVAGAIKQASNVSGVSFQYMLTTAKMESDFDPTAGATTSSAHGLYQFIDQTWLGTVKEAGTQLGYGNYADAITRTSSGTYTVDDPVTKRSIMKLRDDPEAASSMAAALTQSNSFKLTGLLGRRPSDSELYMAHFMGVGGAAKLIANAEDNPQAVGARLFPNAASANRSIFYARDGRARSVSEVYSVLDARYASAANSKTTRSAMAMYGGTPSTTQVASANAVLPTTPVIDNAAYLQTFPDVRGVTPVSATSSMTVADNTPITPAFRSIYQPGDATQPVSTTVQKLWGNNASLTSVAPATSVASATPDVRPPQPLDLFSDRSGTFSS; encoded by the coding sequence TTGCCGGCGTCGCTCAACGCCGCGCGGGGCGGGCACTTCATCATGTCGGTCGACAATTCCAGTGCCTCTCAGACGGCGGTTCTCGATCCGTCGCGGGCGCGTGTCGCCGGTGCGATCAAGCAGGCCTCGAACGTCAGTGGCGTCAGCTTCCAATACATGCTGACCACCGCAAAGATGGAATCGGATTTCGATCCGACGGCGGGGGCCACGACATCGTCCGCGCACGGGCTTTACCAGTTCATCGACCAGACCTGGCTCGGCACGGTGAAGGAGGCGGGGACCCAGCTCGGCTATGGCAACTACGCCGACGCCATCACCAGGACTTCGTCGGGCACCTACACCGTCGACGATCCCGTGACGAAGCGGTCGATCATGAAGCTGCGCGACGACCCGGAGGCTGCCTCGAGCATGGCGGCGGCGCTGACGCAGTCGAACAGCTTCAAGCTCACCGGTCTGCTCGGCCGCAGGCCGTCCGACAGCGAACTCTACATGGCGCATTTCATGGGCGTCGGCGGCGCCGCAAAACTGATCGCCAATGCCGAGGACAATCCGCAAGCGGTCGGCGCGCGGCTGTTTCCCAACGCGGCATCCGCCAACCGTTCGATCTTCTACGCCAGGGATGGCCGCGCCCGTAGCGTCTCTGAAGTCTATTCGGTGCTGGACGCGCGCTATGCGAGCGCGGCAAATTCGAAGACCACGCGCAGCGCGATGGCGATGTATGGCGGCACGCCGTCGACGACGCAGGTCGCGAGTGCAAATGCCGTGCTGCCCACCACGCCGGTGATCGACAACGCCGCTTATCTCCAGACCTTTCCGGATGTGCGCGGCGTGACGCCGGTGAGCGCGACATCCTCGATGACGGTCGCGGACAACACGCCGATCACGCCGGCATTCCGTTCGATCTATCAGCCCGGCGACGCCACGCAGCCGGTCTCGACGACGGTGCAGAAATTGTGGGGCAACAACGCCTCGCTCACCTCGGTCGCGCCCGCGACCTCGGTCGCATCGGCGACGCCGGATGTGCGGCCGCCGCAGCCGCTCGATCTCTTCAGCGATCGCAGCGGCACGTTCTCGAGCTGA
- a CDS encoding MFS transporter, producing the protein MTVADDVTLSVAPDEAASLRRIVWSSVIGTAVEWYDFLIYGTATALVFNKVFFAAGNPTLATIAAFGTYAVGFLARPLGAAIFGHYGDRVGRKAMLAITIMVMGIGTFLIGLLPTYQQIGIAAPLLLIGLRFLQGIGLGGEWGGAVLMVVENCPTHRRGLLGSMVQVGNPIGNLAAIGMFALVASLPESDFMAYGWRIPFLISILLVGVGLYIRLNMEETAAFRQVQAKKDVASMPLVEIFRHHRRPFFTAVGLKISEIAYASIGGVFVMSYATANLGLSRTVVLNGAFAASLVALLAIPLFGWLSDLVGRKTMFYASCLFSALFAFPLFWLLNTRDPAVVICTIVVAITFGQMVMFGIGAPWYSELFSARLRYSGASLGFQVGAALSGGLTPLIAASLMAWSGGATWPVSLLLIACAAITATATTFAPEMANKELT; encoded by the coding sequence ATGACCGTGGCAGACGACGTAACCCTGAGCGTAGCGCCGGACGAGGCGGCGAGCTTGCGACGGATCGTGTGGTCGAGCGTGATCGGCACCGCGGTCGAATGGTACGATTTCCTCATCTACGGCACGGCGACCGCGCTGGTGTTCAACAAGGTCTTCTTCGCGGCCGGCAATCCCACGCTCGCCACCATCGCCGCCTTCGGCACCTACGCGGTCGGCTTTTTGGCGCGGCCGCTGGGCGCTGCGATCTTCGGTCATTACGGCGACCGGGTCGGCCGCAAGGCGATGCTCGCGATCACGATCATGGTGATGGGCATCGGCACCTTCCTGATCGGCTTGCTTCCGACCTATCAGCAGATCGGCATCGCCGCGCCGCTGCTCCTGATCGGCCTGCGTTTCCTCCAGGGCATCGGCCTCGGCGGCGAGTGGGGCGGGGCGGTGCTGATGGTGGTGGAGAACTGCCCGACCCACCGCCGCGGCCTGCTCGGCAGCATGGTGCAGGTCGGCAATCCCATCGGCAATCTCGCCGCGATCGGCATGTTTGCGCTGGTGGCGAGCCTGCCGGAAAGCGACTTCATGGCTTACGGCTGGCGCATTCCGTTCCTGATCTCGATCCTCCTGGTCGGCGTCGGGCTCTACATCCGCCTCAACATGGAAGAGACCGCGGCCTTCCGTCAGGTCCAGGCCAAGAAGGACGTCGCAAGCATGCCGCTGGTCGAGATCTTCAGGCATCACCGCAGGCCGTTCTTCACTGCGGTTGGTCTGAAGATCTCCGAGATCGCCTATGCCAGCATCGGCGGGGTGTTCGTGATGTCCTACGCCACGGCCAATCTCGGCCTGTCGCGCACGGTGGTGCTGAACGGCGCGTTCGCCGCATCGCTGGTCGCGCTGCTCGCCATTCCCTTGTTCGGCTGGCTGTCCGACCTCGTCGGCCGCAAGACGATGTTCTATGCGAGCTGCCTGTTCTCGGCGCTGTTTGCCTTTCCGCTGTTCTGGCTGCTCAACACCCGCGATCCCGCCGTCGTCATCTGCACCATCGTGGTCGCGATCACCTTCGGCCAGATGGTGATGTTCGGCATCGGCGCGCCCTGGTACTCCGAGCTGTTCTCCGCGCGGCTGCGTTACAGCGGCGCCTCGCTCGGATTTCAGGTCGGCGCGGCCCTGAGCGGCGGGTTGACGCCGCTGATCGCGGCGTCGCTGATGGCGTGGAGCGGCGGCGCAACCTGGCCGGTCTCGCTACTGCTGATCGCCTGCGCGGCCATCACGGCAACTGCGACCACGTTCGCGCCGGAAATGGCGAACAAGGAACTGACCTGA
- the hisI gene encoding phosphoribosyl-AMP cyclohydrolase, producing MSAHSHEIEEGLSFQPRFDASGLVTCVATDVATGDVLMVAHMNDEALRKTIATGEAWYFSRSRNALWRKGETSGQTQRVVEMRTDCDQDAVWIRVEQIGAACHTGRRSCFYRKVEAEDGGAKLVFVDADRLFDPDAVYKK from the coding sequence GTGTCCGCTCACTCCCATGAGATCGAGGAAGGGCTGTCCTTCCAGCCGCGCTTCGACGCAAGCGGCCTCGTGACCTGCGTGGCGACCGACGTCGCCACCGGCGATGTGCTCATGGTTGCCCACATGAACGACGAGGCGCTGCGCAAGACGATCGCGACCGGCGAGGCCTGGTACTTCAGCCGCTCGCGCAATGCTTTGTGGCGAAAAGGTGAGACATCGGGTCAGACCCAGCGCGTGGTCGAGATGCGCACCGATTGCGACCAGGACGCGGTCTGGATCCGCGTCGAGCAGATCGGCGCGGCCTGCCACACCGGCCGCCGGTCCTGCTTCTACCGCAAGGTCGAGGCCGAGGACGGGGGAGCGAAACTGGTCTTTGTCGACGCCGACAGGCTGTTCGATCCGGACGCGGTCTACAAGAAGTAG
- a CDS encoding APC family permease, protein MTASDAGTAPWTGRLTGRGAGVSVLVATAIVVADMIGVGVFTSLGFQVKDIPSGFSILLLWSVGGIVALCGVFSYSELGAMFPRSSGEYNFLGRAYHPAFGFLAGWVSATVGFAAPVALAAMAFGEYAKSVVPDLPPIPLAIGVVWLVSLVQLTGVRHSSTFQLISTILKVVLIVAFLVAGFIIGVPQPIAFTPQPGDLAHIVSAPFAIGLVFVMYSFSGWNAATYIIGEMNMPQQNLPRALLAGTLIVLVLYVALNAVFLYSTPVGALAGQLDVASVAGSAIFGSLGGRIVGAMICVGLISSISAMMWIGPRVMMTMGEDIPALRVFSRKSTSGAPAYAILFQLAVATLLLFTRSFEAVLDFIQFALLFCSFFTVAGVIKLRITDPDLPRPYRAWGYPFTPLVFLLVTAFMMYYLLTERPVQSLSGMFVMLSGLLIYAVFRRRPVAAGTSHNRE, encoded by the coding sequence ATGACGGCATCAGATGCGGGTACTGCGCCCTGGACTGGCCGGTTGACCGGAAGAGGGGCGGGTGTCTCCGTTCTGGTCGCAACCGCCATCGTCGTTGCCGACATGATCGGGGTCGGCGTCTTCACCAGCCTCGGCTTCCAGGTCAAGGACATCCCGTCCGGCTTCTCGATCCTGCTGCTGTGGAGCGTCGGCGGCATCGTCGCACTGTGCGGGGTGTTCTCCTACAGCGAGCTCGGCGCGATGTTTCCGCGCTCGAGCGGCGAATACAATTTCCTCGGCCGTGCCTATCATCCCGCCTTCGGCTTTCTCGCCGGCTGGGTCTCGGCGACGGTCGGCTTTGCCGCGCCGGTCGCGCTCGCCGCGATGGCCTTCGGCGAATATGCCAAGTCGGTCGTCCCCGACCTGCCGCCGATCCCGCTCGCCATCGGCGTGGTGTGGCTGGTCTCGCTCGTGCAACTGACCGGCGTCAGGCACTCCTCGACCTTCCAGCTGATCTCGACCATCCTGAAGGTCGTGCTGATCGTCGCCTTCCTGGTCGCCGGCTTCATCATCGGCGTGCCGCAGCCGATCGCCTTCACGCCGCAGCCGGGCGACCTCGCGCACATCGTCAGCGCGCCCTTCGCGATCGGCCTCGTCTTCGTGATGTACTCGTTCTCGGGCTGGAATGCGGCGACCTATATCATCGGCGAGATGAACATGCCGCAGCAGAACCTGCCGCGCGCGCTGCTCGCGGGCACGCTGATCGTGCTCGTGCTGTATGTCGCATTGAATGCGGTGTTTCTCTACTCCACGCCGGTCGGCGCGCTCGCCGGCCAGCTCGATGTCGCCAGTGTCGCCGGCAGCGCCATCTTCGGCAGCCTCGGCGGCCGGATCGTCGGCGCCATGATCTGCGTCGGCCTGATCTCCTCGATCAGCGCGATGATGTGGATCGGTCCGCGCGTGATGATGACGATGGGGGAGGACATTCCGGCGCTGCGCGTGTTCTCGCGCAAGTCGACGAGCGGCGCGCCGGCCTATGCCATCCTGTTTCAGCTCGCGGTCGCGACCCTGCTGCTGTTCACGCGCAGTTTCGAGGCGGTGCTCGACTTCATCCAGTTCGCGCTCTTGTTCTGCTCGTTCTTCACGGTCGCCGGCGTGATCAAGCTGCGCATCACCGATCCTGACCTGCCGCGGCCCTATCGCGCCTGGGGATACCCGTTCACGCCGCTCGTTTTCCTGCTCGTGACCGCGTTCATGATGTACTACCTCTTGACCGAGCGGCCGGTGCAGTCGCTGTCGGGGATGTTCGTCATGCTCTCGGGCCTGTTGATTTATGCTGTTTTCCGCAGGCGGCCGGTCGCCGCTGGCACGTCACACAATCGCGAATAG
- the yidD gene encoding membrane protein insertion efficiency factor YidD, with translation MKHSACEHCSTPVEGALRLPRRFGRALIWLYRHTLSPLVGYNCRHLPTCSVYGDEAIERFGLWAGGWMTLARLLRCNPFGTSGIDNVPLAAPQDARWYLPWRYGRWRGVNAP, from the coding sequence ATGAAGCATTCAGCCTGCGAGCATTGTTCCACTCCCGTCGAGGGCGCGCTTCGCCTCCCGCGCAGATTCGGTCGCGCGCTGATCTGGCTCTACCGCCATACACTCTCGCCGCTGGTCGGCTACAATTGCCGGCATCTGCCGACCTGCTCCGTCTACGGCGACGAGGCGATCGAACGTTTCGGGCTCTGGGCGGGTGGCTGGATGACGCTCGCGCGCCTGCTTCGCTGCAATCCGTTCGGCACGTCGGGCATCGACAACGTGCCCCTCGCCGCGCCGCAAGACGCACGCTGGTATCTGCCCTGGCGCTACGGCCGCTGGCGCGGCGTCAACGCACCCTAA
- a CDS encoding PDR/VanB family oxidoreductase has protein sequence MKVRPITTIKTIVTGIEEAGAGTKLFTLADPDRWELPPFKPGAHIDLHLPNGLVRTYSLCNEPADNARYVVAVKREADGRGGSRALHDEVGIGDVIGVSLPRGGLDPGAGIARHVFIAGGIGVTPFLSMARHLVQTGDAGFVLHLIVREEVPLAAHLAPLIDAGRVVVHCTSRAGRPDLAALIGEGGADTLVACCGPEGMTEDFEQVTAGWPAANVHIERFVAPPPVIDPDTKPFTLSLARSGAEIQVRAGQTMLAALQEGGIDIATSCCGGICGACKVGWIEGKPVHRDRILSPYERERYLMVCVAGSDAERLVLDL, from the coding sequence ATGAAGGTGCGTCCGATCACGACGATCAAGACGATCGTCACCGGCATCGAGGAGGCGGGGGCAGGCACAAAACTGTTCACGCTGGCCGACCCCGATCGCTGGGAGCTGCCGCCCTTCAAGCCCGGCGCGCATATCGACCTGCATCTGCCGAACGGACTTGTCCGCACCTACTCACTGTGCAACGAGCCCGCCGACAATGCGCGCTATGTTGTTGCGGTCAAGCGTGAGGCTGATGGGCGTGGCGGTTCGCGCGCGCTTCACGATGAGGTCGGTATTGGCGACGTGATCGGCGTCTCGTTGCCGCGCGGCGGGCTCGATCCCGGTGCAGGCATTGCGCGCCATGTGTTCATCGCGGGCGGCATCGGCGTGACGCCGTTCCTGTCGATGGCGCGGCACCTCGTGCAGACGGGCGATGCCGGCTTCGTGCTGCATCTGATCGTGCGCGAGGAGGTGCCGCTCGCCGCGCATCTCGCGCCACTGATCGACGCGGGCCGTGTCGTCGTGCACTGCACGTCCCGGGCCGGGCGTCCTGATCTCGCTGCGCTCATCGGGGAGGGCGGGGCGGACACGCTGGTCGCCTGTTGCGGGCCGGAAGGCATGACTGAGGATTTCGAGCAGGTCACCGCAGGCTGGCCAGCCGCCAATGTCCATATCGAGCGTTTCGTCGCGCCGCCGCCGGTCATCGATCCGGACACAAAGCCCTTCACGCTGTCACTGGCGCGCTCGGGCGCCGAGATCCAGGTCCGCGCCGGCCAGACCATGCTGGCCGCGTTGCAGGAAGGAGGCATCGACATCGCAACCTCCTGCTGCGGGGGCATCTGCGGCGCCTGCAAGGTCGGATGGATCGAGGGCAAGCCCGTGCACCGCGACCGCATCCTGTCGCCATATGAGCGCGAGCGCTATCTCATGGTTTGCGTCGCCGGATCAGACGCGGAGCGGCTGGTGCTGGATCTCTGA